One genomic region from Ralstonia pickettii DTP0602 encodes:
- a CDS encoding transposase IS1404 (K07497: K07497; putative transposase): MNRRYSEEQIRSYLAEAASGVPVRELCARYGFSDASFYGWRARYGQPSQGDARDGRKLRELQEENARLKSMLADALLKLELLRNRTGRRNGNSKDR; encoded by the coding sequence GTGAACAGACGGTATTCAGAAGAACAGATCCGCAGCTACCTGGCCGAGGCGGCCAGCGGCGTGCCGGTGCGTGAGCTGTGCGCGCGCTACGGCTTCAGCGATGCCTCGTTCTACGGATGGCGCGCCCGCTACGGCCAGCCAAGCCAGGGCGATGCGCGCGACGGGCGCAAGCTGCGCGAGCTGCAGGAAGAGAATGCCCGGCTCAAGAGTATGCTTGCGGACGCGCTGCTCAAGCTCGAGCTGCTGCGTAACCGTACCGGCCGCCGCAACGGCAACAGCAAGGATCGCTAG
- a CDS encoding LysR family transcriptional regulator — MRHVSTKLLHVFVLVMEYRDLNAVAACTQGRVPTVAYSLARLREITGDPLFVKRNGMLEPTPHALRLEQTARQILAKWNQLVRPGESGLSRRQEGGRRVSIGFSSSIGDPVITEILTALCEQFPHDSFITRPVIADAALAGHLDAGELDCAFVVDGGHVPEHVRQQNIMATPRRLVSATREGSYDDSESDWILLQEDCEAGSPLRAFLSRQASTPGHRETVVPSWHTQITLLHAAGGICPVLDFNVPLVTRERKTRLLAPPSSFPEWAALHFWSPERGRDKGVLRDIMDVGSAVLRDPLKAIDGRRKGRPAAQAEPALA, encoded by the coding sequence ATGCGTCATGTCAGCACGAAGTTGTTGCACGTCTTTGTCCTTGTCATGGAGTACCGCGACCTCAACGCCGTCGCAGCCTGCACGCAGGGACGCGTCCCCACGGTCGCCTACAGCCTCGCGCGCCTGCGCGAAATCACCGGCGATCCCTTGTTCGTCAAGCGCAACGGCATGCTCGAGCCCACCCCGCATGCGCTGCGCCTGGAGCAGACCGCGCGCCAGATCCTGGCCAAATGGAACCAGCTGGTGCGGCCCGGCGAGTCGGGCCTGAGCAGGCGGCAAGAAGGCGGCAGGCGCGTTTCCATCGGGTTTTCGTCATCGATCGGAGACCCCGTCATCACCGAGATCCTGACCGCGCTGTGCGAGCAGTTCCCGCATGACAGCTTTATCACCCGCCCGGTGATTGCCGATGCCGCGCTCGCAGGCCACCTCGATGCCGGCGAACTGGACTGCGCCTTCGTCGTCGACGGCGGGCACGTCCCCGAACATGTGCGGCAACAAAACATCATGGCCACGCCGCGCCGGCTGGTCAGCGCCACGCGCGAAGGCAGCTATGACGACAGTGAAAGCGACTGGATCCTGCTGCAGGAGGATTGCGAGGCTGGCAGCCCGCTGCGTGCCTTCCTGAGCCGGCAGGCCAGCACGCCCGGGCACCGCGAGACCGTGGTGCCGTCCTGGCATACGCAGATCACGTTGCTGCATGCGGCCGGCGGCATCTGTCCGGTGCTGGACTTCAACGTGCCGCTGGTCACGCGCGAGCGCAAGACGCGCCTGCTGGCGCCGCCGAGCAGCTTCCCGGAATGGGCCGCGCTGCATTTCTGGTCGCCCGAACGTGGCCGCGACAAAGGCGTGCTGCGCGACATCATGGACGTGGGCAGTGCCGTGCTGCGCGATCCGCTCAAGGCCATCGACGGCCGCCGCAAGGGCCGCCCGGCCGCGCAGGCCGAGCCTGCGCTGGCCTGA